The sequence AAGTCAGCGTCGTTTCTGTACACTTCGCGGAACTCCAGGTTCGCACTCGCCTGCAGGTATTTCCTTACACGATCAGGGTTGTCTACCCCAGCCAGTTCTACGGAGATAATACCTTTGCTTTCGTCCAGACTGATGTTTGGAGAAGCTACCCCAAACTTGTCAATACGTTTTTGCAGTACGAGGTAAGTATTTTTAATTGCAGCACCTGCTTCGCTACGGATCACTTTCAGAACGTCCGCGTTAGAGGTGTTGAAATTGATGTCTTTCTGATAAGCGTTGGCAAAAATAGTTGCCAGACGACCGTTAGGAGCTACCTTCTGGTATTCCTGCCCGAACAATGTTACAAAATCCGACTGGCTGGTCTTTTTTGCTTCCGCTGCATTCCTCAGCGCCTGGTTAAAAGCTGCATCAGTCGAGTGACCGCTCAGCGAACGAATCACATCTTCCACGCTCACATCGAGCACTACGTTCATACCTCCCTGGAGGTCAAGCCCAAGGTTCAGCTCTCTTTCCTTGGCTTTAGTATAGGTTATGTACCAGGGAAAACCCGCGATCTGTTGATTGCTGGTGCTATCCAGTATCCTTTGTCTCCTTACTTTTATCAGATCAGTCAGTGTATCCTGATAAAAAGCCTGTTGCTCTTTACTGTTTGGATACTTCTCCACAGCACTTTTGTTCGCCTTTAAGACGTCGTTTTTGGCTTGCAGGTCTACCTTGCTCTCGTAGCTGCGGACCAGAAACGTGAAAGACAAGTAATACACAGAGATAAGGATCAATGCACCGGCAAAAAATCTAACCAGTCCTTTAAGTTGCATATTGTTTCGGGTTTATAAAAAAATTTTAAGAGTTGCAAAGATAGAATTTAAATTGATATATTAAAGCCGGAGAAACTCAGAAAAGGAAAAAGGTGGAAAATATTGGTTTTCAACTCTTAAACCGGAGTTTTTTGCCCTTATTTAGTCTTCTCTAAGTGTGTGCCAATGCTTTTCTATCTGGTTGATACTATACTTTGCAGGCTGCAATACTAATAAAAATATGCAAACCTCCAATTACCTTCCCCAAGACTCTTTTTTAGATTCCCTGTTAAATACACAGACAGCCCGCCTTGGACGGGTTTTTGCCAATCCGGAAAAGTACCGGCTGCAGATTATTTATACCAGGATCGACCGGGATGCACAAAACACCCCCCATTGCACAAATTTCACCTATAGATTGGACAAAAACACCTATTTCTACCCCGCCTCTACCATAAAACTGGCCGCCACCGCCCTCGCCCTGGAAAAACTGAATGACCTTTCTATCCAGGGCCTGGACCGCCATACTCCCATGTTCACCGGAAGTATGCCCGGCGCTACCCCGGCCGCCCTCACAGATGCCTCCTCCCCTTCCGGATTCCCCTCCATCGGTAATTACATTAAAAAGATATTGCTGGTCAGTGACAACGATGCCTTCAACCGGCTCTATGAATTTATCGGTCAGGAAGCCTTTAATAAAAGTCTCTGGGCCAAAGGGTACCCCGGGGCACAGGTCAGACACCGGGTGGGAGTCTCCGGTATTTCACCCGAAAAAAACCGGTATACCAACCCCATTACTTTTCGCAGGGGCAGAAAAGTCATCTACCAGCAACCTGGTCTATACAGCCCCCTCACCTTCTCCCCCAGACACGACCAGATGGGGAAGGCATACTATAATGAACAAAATGAACTGGTCGAAACCCCAATGGATGCCTCGGAGAAAAACAGGATCTGCCTGGCAGACCTGCACAATATTTTAAAAAGTATTATTTTTCCTGATCTTGTAACAAAATCACAACGTTTCCGTTTAAATGATGGCGACTATGGATTTTTATACCACTGCATGTCAGCACAGCCGGAAGAATCGGAGCAACCAACTTTTGATTCGGCAGCGTTTCATCATAATTACGTGAAGTTTCTGTTGTTTGGTGCAGAGAAAAACAACAATATCAGTGGTAATGTACGCAGCTTTAATAAACCAGGATGGGCATATGGCACATTAACAGACGTGGCCTATATAGCAGACTTTGCCCACCGGATTGAATTTATGTTATCTACAACCGTTTATGTAAATGACAACACTGGAATCCTTTCCGACGAAAATTACCAGTTCAAACAGATAGGCGAACCTTTCATGCAGGCCCTAGGCGAGCTTATTTATAATTATGAGCGCCAACGGCCGCGGATATATCGTCCCGACCTGTCCCGGTTCAAAATTGACTATTCCAATAAAATCTTTTGAAAATACCAAGTTCTAATTCTATATTAAACAAGTGAGTGAAATGGCAACAAGTAAACGTTTATGGGCAGTAGCGGCCCTTTTAGCAATGGTAACAGGGTTTACCGCATGTTTGAAAACTGAAAACACAACTCCTTCAAGACCAGTCGCTGCTTTCGTTGTGATCAATGGTATCACAAGTGCTGCAAAACTGGACTTCTATGACAACTCTACCAAAGTTAAGGACAGCATCTCCACAGGATTTGCAGGTTACAACTACCAGGCCTACGGTGGCTACCACCTTTTCGACCTGAAAAGATATGCAACCAGCACTACAGTGGTGTCTACCAGCGCTGCCAACTACGATTCGCTGACCTACTACACCCTGGTAGCATTCGGTGATTCTACCTCACCTGTGTTCTATCCGATCGAAGACGATTTCGAAGGTGCTAGCAACAGCAACCTGAATATCCGCTTCTGGAACTTATCACCTAACATCGGTGCGGTTGACGTATACCTGAACACAACTAAAATTGACAGCAACAGAACATTCTCCCTGTCCAGACCAAGTTCTGTGTTCAAGGCACTGACCACCGTATCCACTGCGACTTCTATCACCATCAAGAAAGCAGGTACGGAAACAATTGTAGCAACTAATAATTCTTCTTCTACCCAACTGACTTCAGGTGGTGTATACACCATCTTCCTCACAGGCGATGCCAATGTCACCAGTGGTACACTGGCTCCTTATGTTGGATATATCAAGAACTATTATTAATAGAATTTACCCGCTTCTGTCATTGGCAGAAGCGGGTTTTTTACTATATCTTAGCCCCCATGAGGCTAACTATCCTGATAATATTCCTGCTATCCTATTCCTTTATTAAGGCCCAGACTCCACGCTATATTATCCAGTTGCGCGATAAAGCCAACACTACCTGGTCCCTCGATCAACCCTCCCAATTCCTTACTGCCAAAGCAATTGCACGCAGAACAAAACAACACCTTTCCATAGACAGTACAGACCTGCCGGTATCTCCAACCTACCGTGACAGCATTGCTGCTGCCGGAAATGTAAATATATTGTATACTTCACGCTGGTTCAATCAGGTCATCATTCAGACTACTGATACCGCCGCCCTGAGAAAAATTCAATCCTTCTCCTTTGTGGCAAAAACCAGTACTGAAGGCCGTAAATCCGCGCTACGAAAAACCATTGCGGCCAACGGCAAAAGCACGAAACTGTCAGGTACCGGTACATACGGTGGCGCTCATTGGCAGATGGAACTACATAATGCCATCACCCTGCATGACCACAATTATAAAGGACAAAACATGATCATTGCCGTTATTGACAATGGTTTCCCTTCTGTGAATGTAAACCGTGCTTTTACCAGTACCAATATCATCAGCACCTGGGATTTTGTCAAAGCCGCTGCTAACGTATACGACTATGGCGAACATGGAACAGAGGTTCTCTCCATACTGGCATCCAACCTCCCCGATGAGATGATCGGATCCGCACCGGAAGCAGGTTACATCCTGCTCCGTACAGAAGAAACAGACTGGGAAAAACCCATTGAAGAAAATAACTGGGTAGCTGCGGCTGAATATGCAGACAGTCTGGGTGCTGATCTCATCTCCTCCTCTCTTGGTTACAATACATTTGACGATCCTGTTTATAATCACACTTATGCAGATCTGGATGGAAAAACGACCATCATTGCCCGTGCCGCCGCTTTGGCTGCTGCAAAGGGAATGATCGTCGTCATTGCCGCAGGCAATGAAGGTGCGAATGACTGGCATTATATATTGACACCCGCTGATGCAGATAATATTCTGACGGTAGGCGCAGTCAGCCCCGAAGGTGATCTGGCCGACTTCAGCGGCCGTGGCCCCACCGCCGATGGCCGTATCAAACCAGATGTGGTATCTGTCGGCAAAAATAGTCAGATCGTACGACCAGACGGCATACTTACACTAGGCGATGGTACATCCTTTGCCACACCAGTCATAGCGGGTCTCACCGCATGCTTATGGCAGGCATTCCCTAACAGTACGAACCAGGAAGTGATCAATGCTGTCAAGGCCAGTAGCAGCCAGTATAGCTCTCCAGACAATGATATGGGATATGGTATTCCCAACTATCAGATAGCTTACAATACCTTACTAGCCAGTACTTTATCGAATGATACTTTACAGTTTCAGCACAGCTGGCTGAAAGCAATCCCCAATCCTTTTACAAATGAGATCAAAACATTTGTACATGTAAATGCAGGTCAAAAGGTGGAACTGGCGCTGTTTGACAATAACGGCCGCAGGATCAGGACAACAAACTTTACCCCTGCTACAGATTATTATTACTATGAATGGCCTGCTGACTTTTCAGCATTACCTGCCGGTATATATTATTTAAGGGCGCAAAAGGGCAGGGACAAGGCCGTGGTGAAGCTACTAAAACGTTAAGTATTTCCGCTCCTCCTAACTACGATCACAGATTTCTTCCACTATCAGTTACAAAATTATTGTAGGTTTGTTGCTGGTCGCGCACCTACTAAACATTTTTGTTATGAAGCATTTGGAATTAGCAGAAAGGCTGTCAAGGATCTCTGAGCCACAAACGATCAAGATGGCGAAGTTGAGCCGCGAGTTGAAAGCACAGGGCATAGACATTGTGGATCTGAGTATTGGCGAACCTGACTTTGACACGCCAACCCACATCAGGGAGGCAGCAAAAAAAGCCATCGATGAAGGCTTTACGCATTACACACCCGTAGCTGGTATTGCAGATCTGCGAGCGGCAGTAGTGAAGAAACTGCAACGCGATAACAATCTGGAATATCTGCCGGAACAGATTGTGGTATCGACAGGTGCCAAGCAAAGTATTGCCAACGCAGTGCTGAGTGTAATCAACCCCGGTGATGAGGTCATTATCCCTACCCCCTATTGGGTCACTTATTCAGAATTAGTAAAACTCTGTCAGGGTACGGTTGTGTTCGTACCATGCAGTATTGAAAATAAATTCAAGATCACCCCTGCACAACTGGAAGCGGCTATTACGCCAAAAACAAAGTTGTTCATGTTCTCTTCTCCCTGCAATCCTACCGGATCTGTATATAGTAAAGAAGAGCTGAAAGCACTGGCCGATGTATTTGCCAAATATCCTGGTATCTACGTGATGGCTGATGAGATCTATGAATACATCAACTATGTAGGTAAGCACGAAAGCATAGCACAGTTCGAGGGAATGAAAGAACGCACGATTATCATCAATGGTCTGAGTAAAGGCTTTGCGATGACAGGATGGCGTTTAGGCTACCTGGCTGCACCTGCAGCAGTAGCAAAAGCGGCGGAGAATATGCAAAGCCAGTTCACTTCTGCAACCTGCTCTATCACACAAAAAGCAGCAGTGGCAGCACTGAATGGTCCGAAAGATTCTGCTGATGAAATGCTGGCAGAGTTCACCAAAAGAAGAGCATTTGTATTTGAACAAATGAGCCAGATGCCAGGTTTGAAACTGATCAACCCGGACGGCGCCTTCTATATGTTCCCGGATGTAAGCAGCTTCTTTGGCAAGTCTTACGACGGTGTAGAAGTGAACAATGCAGATGATCTGTGTATGTACCTGCTGCACAAAGCGAACGTAACATTTGTAACAGGTTCTGCCTTCCAGCAGCCAAATGCCATCCGAATTTCTTATGCCGCTTCTATGGAGAAGCTCCAGGAAGGGATGAAGCGTTTGAAAGCAGGTCTGGAAAAACTGGCCTAAATAATTCATTTCCTATAGAAAAGCTTTTGCCAAATCGGCAAAAGCTTTTTTTTCGCCACTACATCTGCACATTATTATTTATATATTTGCACCTGCAAACAATTATTATACATGGGTATGACATCTCAGCAAGCCCTCTTTATCGTACTTGGACTTGGCATTCTAACTATTCTATATATGACCTTGAAGGATATGTTCCTAAAACCTAAAGACAAGGAGGCAACACCTGTCACCGCCGCACCTGTTTCTGAAAAACGCAGCAGCGACCCGGCAGTCCTCCCCCTCCAATTACAAGCCTATGAAAGAATGGCTTTGCTGGTAGACCGCATCAACCTGCAGAACCTGATCAGCCGTGTATACCAACCCGGCCTCGGTGCTACAGACATGCAGGTGGGCCTGATTCACACCATCAAAGCTGAATTCGACCACAACGTCACCCAGCAGATCTACGTCTCTGCAATCGCCTGGGAAGCCGTAAAAACACTGAAAGAACAAACCATCACGATCATCAACCAGGTTGCCAGTCAGCTCCCGGCCGAGGCCACCGCGATGGATCTTAATAAACATATTCTGGAAGTATTCCTGCAAGCTGAATCATCCCCTGCCGAAATGACCGCGCAGATCGTGAATGCCGAAGCCCGCAAGTTATTCTAACAAAAGAGGATACTTAAAATCGAAAAGGAGGTGTATCAAAAGTATGATACACCTCCTTTTTTTATGAAAATGGTTTTCATCCCCCGTTGGTGAATTCCCTCTTTCATGAAGGTTTTTATGAAAATGGGTTTCATGCCTGTTGGTGAATTCCCGCTTTCATGAATGTTTTATTCGGGTAGCTTTCAGTAACTTATAGTCGTTACACAATTCTCAGACCCTGATTTTATTTTTGAGACTCCCTATTCTTGCTATTTTTTTACCATCGTCACTCTTTTGGGCCGGATCACCTCATACAGTAAATATCCTTTTCCATTGAAGTGTATATATAATGGCGGCCCCTGATACCATGGCTGTCCCGGTATTTTCTTATGTGCCTGAATATGCAGGTGTGGTTCGGTACTAAATCCTGAATTTCCCACACAACCCAAGGGTTGCCCCTTTTTAATCACATCGCCATCGTGCACAATCACACTCCCCTCCTTCATATGCCCTAAAAAGATGTAACTGTTAGAGGTTTCGATGATGACCTGGTTGGTATTGTTTGGTCCCCGGCTCATATCAGGAGGGATATTATCCGGGTTGTCTCCGTAAGCTTTTAATACCCGTCCATCGCAGGGACTATATAAGGTATCGCCAAATATTTCATAATCCGCCAACTTTCTGCTGAAGATCTGATTCGCACGCCTGCCATCGGGTTTCAATTTTACAATATCCATGGCATAAATCGCTCCCCGCAAACTGAAGTGAAACAGGTTAGTGGGTAATCCCTTCCCTCCCTGCAACACAAAATACCGCCCGGTTTTCATGGGGAAAGCCAGTTCAATGGTTTCAGGTTTGCCGGTGGTACCGGTGAAATAAAGAACACTCAACAGCGTCAAAATAGCAGTAAAGAATAAATTAAATACCATCTGCCAGTTTTTTGACGCCCGCTGCCCCTTTTTCCGGCGCAGGGCGCCAATGATCAGGGCCAGCAGCAAACAAATGCCAAACCCATACTTGGCTTCGATCGTAAGGTACACCCAGGTGCCATAGAGATAAATAAATACACCCAATGACAATCCGGCTAATAGACGTGACCAATTGTGGCGGAATAGGGCTGCGGCAGCAGTGTATGTAAAAAAAACGCTGAACAGGGCCAAAGTAAAAGTCAGTAGTAACAGTGCGTAAATAAACATAGCTTATTCGGTAAATCGTTCAGGAATGGTCCTGCAAATTATCAATATTTTGGCCTTCGCAGCAATACGGTAATAATTATGTAACATTGTCTATCATACATCATTATTCCACGAACGTACACAAAATGGAAAATATCATCAAAACAGATGCCGGTATTATCATTGAACCAGTTTATACCCAACCGGTACCCATGGATGAGTTGCCCGGACAATTCCCTTTTACAAGAGGAGTACATGCCTCCATGTACCGCGATAAACTATGGACCATGCGGCAGTATGCGGGTTTTAGTACTGCGGAAGCCTCAAACCAGCGCTATCATTTCCTGCTTAGCCAGGGGGTAATGGGGCTGAGCGTAGCCTTTGACCTGCCTACCCAGATCGGGTATGATTCAGATCATGCCATGTCGGAGGGGGAAGTAGGCAAAGTGGGTGTGGCGATCGATTCACTGGAGGATATGGAAAGACTCTTTGCCGGTATCAAACTGGAAGATATTTCCACGAGTATGACCATCAATGCAACAGGATTTATACTACTCGCTCTGTATATCGCCCTTGCCAAAAAACAGGGAGCGGACCTGCATAAAATATCAGGTACTATCCAGAATGATATTCTCAAAGAATATGCGGCGAGAGGCACCTATATTTATCCACCCAAACCATCTATGCGCCTGATTACAGACATCTTTGCATATTGTAGTACCGAGGTCCCTAAATGGAATACGATCTCAATTTCGGGATACCATATCCGGGAAGCAGGCGCAAATGCAGTACAGGAACTGGCTTTTACACTGGCTAACGGCAAAGCCTATCTAAAAGCGGCGATTGAAAAGGGGCTAGCTATCAATGTATTTGCACGGCGATTGTCATTCTTTTTCAATGCGCATAACCATCTCTTTGAAGAAGTGGCGAAGTTCAGAGCGGCCCGTAGAATGTGGGCCCATATGACAACGGAACTGGGGGCTACAGATCCAAAGGCACAGATGCTGCGTTTTCATACACAGACAGGTGGAAGCACATTGACAGCGCAACAACCCCATAATAATATAGTACGTGTCGCCGTGCAAACCATGGCGGCGACATTGGGTGGTACACAATCATTGCATACCAATGGCTATGATGAAGCGCTTTCCCTGCCTACAGAAGAAGCAGCGCGGATAGCCTTGCGTACCCAGCAGATCGTAGGTTATGAAAGTGGTATTGCAGATACAGTTGATCCTCTTGCCGGAAGTTATTATGTAGAAGCCCTGACGAATGAGGTGGAGGCAAAGGCCTGGGAACTGATACATCGTATAGATGCGATGGGTGGCGCGGTGAGTGCGATAGAACAAGGTTTTGTACAGGATGAGATAGCGAAAAGTGCTTACTTATATCAGCAGGAAATAGAGAGCGGTAAAAAGATCATCGTGGGAGTGAATAAATTTACGGCAAAGGATGAAGGAACACCAGAAATATTCAGGATAGATGACAGTATCAGGCAGGTGCAAACGGAAAGACTGCAATCGCTAAAAAGCAGGAGGGATAATGAAGCGGTACAGGCAATTTTACAAAGGCTGGAAGCCGCGGCCCATACGGAAGAAAATGTAATGCCTATCGTCGTGGAAGCTGTGGAAACTTTGTGTACCCTCGGTGAAATAGCCGATACATTAAGGAAGGTATTCGGTGAATATAAATAGGTCCTACCTGTTTAGCCGACCGCAGGCCATGCCCGGACACACGAAAAAATCACTTGTGCAGAAGGCCATTCCGATGACTACGAAAATTTAGCCGGCCGCAGGTCATGCCCCCGACTACGAAAAAATCGCTTGTACCGAAGGCATAAGCGATTTTTTCGTTATGATTTTCATTATTTTTGGCCATGTCTTTTATCTACCATAACACCTGTCCGGTATGTGGAGCCGCAACTTCACATAAAGTACTGACAGCCAAAGATTACACCGTTTCAAAGGAAACCTTCGACATTAACCATTGCGGACATTGTAGCGTACGCTTCACACAAAACGTTCCTGATAGCGCCAGCATTGGCCGCTATTATCAATCGCAGGAATACATCTCCCACTCTGAAACCCGTCAGGGCCTCATCAACCGTTTATACCACAGCGTGAGGAAAATCACCCTGCGTAGTAAACAAAATTGGGTAAAAGCAGCAACTGGTCTCAAACAAGGTTCCATCCTCGACATTGGTTGTGGAACAGGTTCCTTCCTTCACTTCATGCAGCAGGGCGGCTGGCAGATCACCGGTCTTGAACCAGACGAAACGGCCCGTCAGAACGCAAAGACATTATACAACATCGAACCTCGTCCTTCAGAAGATCTCTATTCTCTGCCTGCCGGACAGTTTGATGCTATCACCATGTGGCATGTACTGGAACACGTACATACCTTACATGACTATATCCGCCAGATCCGCACCTTATTAAAACCGGAAGGCGCACTCCTCATCGCTGTTCCCAACTACACCTCTCCCGATGCAGAACATTATGGTGAACACTGGGCGGCTTACGATGTACCACGTCACCTTTACCACTTCTCTCCTGCTGCCATGGAAGTACTCCTGAAGCAACATAAGATCAGAGTAGTGAAAAAGCATCCGATGGTGTTCGATGGTTTCTATGTGAGTCTGCTGAGTGAAAAATATAAAACAGGTGGGAATGGCTTATTCAAAGGCTTCTGGAATGGTTTCATCTCCTGGCGCAAAGGATTGAAGGATGTAGACAGATGTAGTTCTGTCGTGTATGAATGTAAAGCAGAATAACCAATAAAATAAATAAAAACATTCATAAAAGAGGGAATTCACCACCGGGGAATGAAAACCATTTTCCGAATAAAAAGGGGGCGTCTTCGGGACGCCCCCTTTTTATTCAGGTACCTGATCTGATTGAGAGAATTTCCGTACATGCAATTCTCATGGCCTTCCTGTTACTTAGGATACATCCCCCTCTTTTTTATTTATTTATGATTTTAATACAGATAGTTCAATGCAATCCTGTCATTCGCATTGAAAGTACGATTCCCCACATTATTGCAGGCCAGCATCCAGCTATTGGCATCAGGTGCACTCGGCGTACCTGGTATCAGGATGGCACCTACCCCCCCAGACCCCTCATTAACAGACGTTCCTCCACAGCTAAAAGAACGATCCAGGCAATCACTATGACGGAAACCAATGCAGTGCCCAATTTCATGCTGAATAACAGAAGCCACAAACAATACATTCGGATTACTGCCAAATGCAGCAGAATTGGTATTTAAAAGAATAGATGGATAAGGGTTCCCACTGCTGGAAGGAAAACCGGAAGAAGCATATGTAACCGATCCTCCACTTGGCCCCTGGTTAAAACCAGAAATCGTAATATCTGCAGTACCTGTAGTAATACGTACAAAAGTCAGCGATATACCCAGACTGTTAAAACGCGCGATGGCAGTATCCGTTCCTGCTACAAATGCACTACCCAAACCACTTACTTTGATCGTAATGGTACGTGGCGTGCCTGTTATCAGGTTGATGGTACGATATTGTTCTGTGCCTGCAATCCGCAGATAAGGTCCGTTAGCAGGTTTATTTAAATCAGCTTCAGAAAGGCGGATATCACCTTCTACAAGGTAATCTCCCTGAAATCTTTTTACATCTGCAGCATTAAATCCTAATGCTTCAATTTTCTGCAGAACAGCTGTTGGGATAGCTGTTTGTTGAACAGCTACTTCTTTTTTACAGGAGGTTATAATAAGAAGAAAGTACAGAAATATAAGTTTACGCATACAATAATAGTTGGGGTAAATAAAAATGAGCCGGCAGCAAATCGCTACCGGCTGCTTTGCTCATGCATCAGCTAATAAGAATATCTTTCTTACTAATTAATACAAGTAGTTTAATGCGATAACATCGTTCGCATTGAAAGTACGGTTGCCACCATTGGAGCAGGACAGCATCCATGAATTTGCATCAGCACCGGTTGGAGTACCTGGAATCCAGATAGCACCTACAGAAGAAGCACCTTCGTTGGTAGCAGTACCACCACAGCTGTAAGAACGATCGAAGTAATCAGTATGACGGAAACCAACACAGTGACCGATTTCATGCTGAATTACAGAACCTACATACAGTACATTAGGATTGCTGCCATATGCCTGTGAGTTAGTGTTCATCAGGATAGAGCTGTATGGATTACCGCTGCTGGTTGGGAAACCAGAAGAACCCAGGGTGATATAACCACCGCTTGGACCCTGGTTGAAACCAGAGATAGTAATGTTTGCAGTACCACTGGTAATGCGGGAGAAAGTGATAGCCAGGCCCAGAGCATTGTAACGTGCAATAGCAGTATCAGTACCTGCTACATAAGCGCTACCCAGACTGCTGGCTACTTTTATAGTAATCGTGCGTGGAGTACCTGTTACCAGGTTAGTAGTGCGATATTGCTCTGAACTTGCTACACGCAGTACTGGACCAGTATATTTACTGTTCAGATCTGCTTCAGTCAGGCGGATATCACCCTCCACTATGTAATCATCGCCGAACTTGTGTACATCAGCGGAGCTGAAGCCCAGCGCTTCGATTTTTGCGAGGGTTTCAGTAGGGATAGCATCAGGCTTGGTGCTGCTTACGTTATCTTTTTTACAGGACACAGTTGCTACAGCGATGCCTGCTGCCAGACACAATAAGGCGTTGAATGAATGTTTACGCAT is a genomic window of Chitinophaga sp. LS1 containing:
- a CDS encoding serine hydrolase, with translation MQTSNYLPQDSFLDSLLNTQTARLGRVFANPEKYRLQIIYTRIDRDAQNTPHCTNFTYRLDKNTYFYPASTIKLAATALALEKLNDLSIQGLDRHTPMFTGSMPGATPAALTDASSPSGFPSIGNYIKKILLVSDNDAFNRLYEFIGQEAFNKSLWAKGYPGAQVRHRVGVSGISPEKNRYTNPITFRRGRKVIYQQPGLYSPLTFSPRHDQMGKAYYNEQNELVETPMDASEKNRICLADLHNILKSIIFPDLVTKSQRFRLNDGDYGFLYHCMSAQPEESEQPTFDSAAFHHNYVKFLLFGAEKNNNISGNVRSFNKPGWAYGTLTDVAYIADFAHRIEFMLSTTVYVNDNTGILSDENYQFKQIGEPFMQALGELIYNYERQRPRIYRPDLSRFKIDYSNKIF
- a CDS encoding DUF4397 domain-containing protein codes for the protein MATSKRLWAVAALLAMVTGFTACLKTENTTPSRPVAAFVVINGITSAAKLDFYDNSTKVKDSISTGFAGYNYQAYGGYHLFDLKRYATSTTVVSTSAANYDSLTYYTLVAFGDSTSPVFYPIEDDFEGASNSNLNIRFWNLSPNIGAVDVYLNTTKIDSNRTFSLSRPSSVFKALTTVSTATSITIKKAGTETIVATNNSSSTQLTSGGVYTIFLTGDANVTSGTLAPYVGYIKNYY
- a CDS encoding S8 family peptidase yields the protein MRLTILIIFLLSYSFIKAQTPRYIIQLRDKANTTWSLDQPSQFLTAKAIARRTKQHLSIDSTDLPVSPTYRDSIAAAGNVNILYTSRWFNQVIIQTTDTAALRKIQSFSFVAKTSTEGRKSALRKTIAANGKSTKLSGTGTYGGAHWQMELHNAITLHDHNYKGQNMIIAVIDNGFPSVNVNRAFTSTNIISTWDFVKAAANVYDYGEHGTEVLSILASNLPDEMIGSAPEAGYILLRTEETDWEKPIEENNWVAAAEYADSLGADLISSSLGYNTFDDPVYNHTYADLDGKTTIIARAAALAAAKGMIVVIAAGNEGANDWHYILTPADADNILTVGAVSPEGDLADFSGRGPTADGRIKPDVVSVGKNSQIVRPDGILTLGDGTSFATPVIAGLTACLWQAFPNSTNQEVINAVKASSSQYSSPDNDMGYGIPNYQIAYNTLLASTLSNDTLQFQHSWLKAIPNPFTNEIKTFVHVNAGQKVELALFDNNGRRIRTTNFTPATDYYYYEWPADFSALPAGIYYLRAQKGRDKAVVKLLKR
- a CDS encoding pyridoxal phosphate-dependent aminotransferase — encoded protein: MKHLELAERLSRISEPQTIKMAKLSRELKAQGIDIVDLSIGEPDFDTPTHIREAAKKAIDEGFTHYTPVAGIADLRAAVVKKLQRDNNLEYLPEQIVVSTGAKQSIANAVLSVINPGDEVIIPTPYWVTYSELVKLCQGTVVFVPCSIENKFKITPAQLEAAITPKTKLFMFSSPCNPTGSVYSKEELKALADVFAKYPGIYVMADEIYEYINYVGKHESIAQFEGMKERTIIINGLSKGFAMTGWRLGYLAAPAAVAKAAENMQSQFTSATCSITQKAAVAALNGPKDSADEMLAEFTKRRAFVFEQMSQMPGLKLINPDGAFYMFPDVSSFFGKSYDGVEVNNADDLCMYLLHKANVTFVTGSAFQQPNAIRISYAASMEKLQEGMKRLKAGLEKLA
- a CDS encoding M23 family metallopeptidase translates to MFIYALLLLTFTLALFSVFFTYTAAAALFRHNWSRLLAGLSLGVFIYLYGTWVYLTIEAKYGFGICLLLALIIGALRRKKGQRASKNWQMVFNLFFTAILTLLSVLYFTGTTGKPETIELAFPMKTGRYFVLQGGKGLPTNLFHFSLRGAIYAMDIVKLKPDGRRANQIFSRKLADYEIFGDTLYSPCDGRVLKAYGDNPDNIPPDMSRGPNNTNQVIIETSNSYIFLGHMKEGSVIVHDGDVIKKGQPLGCVGNSGFSTEPHLHIQAHKKIPGQPWYQGPPLYIHFNGKGYLLYEVIRPKRVTMVKK
- a CDS encoding methylmalonyl-CoA mutase, with the protein product MENIIKTDAGIIIEPVYTQPVPMDELPGQFPFTRGVHASMYRDKLWTMRQYAGFSTAEASNQRYHFLLSQGVMGLSVAFDLPTQIGYDSDHAMSEGEVGKVGVAIDSLEDMERLFAGIKLEDISTSMTINATGFILLALYIALAKKQGADLHKISGTIQNDILKEYAARGTYIYPPKPSMRLITDIFAYCSTEVPKWNTISISGYHIREAGANAVQELAFTLANGKAYLKAAIEKGLAINVFARRLSFFFNAHNHLFEEVAKFRAARRMWAHMTTELGATDPKAQMLRFHTQTGGSTLTAQQPHNNIVRVAVQTMAATLGGTQSLHTNGYDEALSLPTEEAARIALRTQQIVGYESGIADTVDPLAGSYYVEALTNEVEAKAWELIHRIDAMGGAVSAIEQGFVQDEIAKSAYLYQQEIESGKKIIVGVNKFTAKDEGTPEIFRIDDSIRQVQTERLQSLKSRRDNEAVQAILQRLEAAAHTEENVMPIVVEAVETLCTLGEIADTLRKVFGEYK
- a CDS encoding class I SAM-dependent methyltransferase; translation: MSFIYHNTCPVCGAATSHKVLTAKDYTVSKETFDINHCGHCSVRFTQNVPDSASIGRYYQSQEYISHSETRQGLINRLYHSVRKITLRSKQNWVKAATGLKQGSILDIGCGTGSFLHFMQQGGWQITGLEPDETARQNAKTLYNIEPRPSEDLYSLPAGQFDAITMWHVLEHVHTLHDYIRQIRTLLKPEGALLIAVPNYTSPDAEHYGEHWAAYDVPRHLYHFSPAAMEVLLKQHKIRVVKKHPMVFDGFYVSLLSEKYKTGGNGLFKGFWNGFISWRKGLKDVDRCSSVVYECKAE
- a CDS encoding M57 family metalloprotease, encoding MRKLIFLYFLLIITSCKKEVAVQQTAIPTAVLQKIEALGFNAADVKRFQGDYLVEGDIRLSEADLNKPANGPYLRIAGTEQYRTINLITGTPRTITIKVSGLGSAFVAGTDTAIARFNSLGISLTFVRITTGTADITISGFNQGPSGGSVTYASSGFPSSSGNPYPSILLNTNSAAFGSNPNVLFVASVIQHEIGHCIGFRHSDCLDRSFSCGGTSVNEGSGGVGAILIPGTPSAPDANSWMLACNNVGNRTFNANDRIALNYLY